A window from Flavobacterium lindanitolerans encodes these proteins:
- a CDS encoding glycosyltransferase, which yields MKKQPKVLVISRDSWNDTNNSGNTLSNLFQNWDAENIANIYCRDEIPNNKICSDYFKISESLLLKKLLRKAPVAGIKVQRQEAALAISEVKDEQNEKKIYDFFRKNRFHIFLWGRELLWKIVNWKSKELKDFIKDFNPDVIYSPSYDSFYMHDILKFVQKESSVKVVYFHCDDLVTYRQYSWSPLYWINRYVLRKHMDKSIRLAAKNYCIIDEQSRVYKKIYNLDFDILYKTGDFTNFPQTHSPNVPLKLIYTGNIIYGRIHSLFSIADALKKINSDGIKAKLYLYTANEITPEVRHRLESSGSVEIMGKVPYSQISGILNNGDILVHVESFEKQQMLATSLSFSTKIVDYLEAGKPIFAMGWKEAASIKYLHDNGIGVTANNNQEVLGKLKDLINHTESLNDKGLKAWEFGKEKHNKKDVLKNFEDNLEALKKD from the coding sequence ATGAAAAAACAGCCCAAAGTTTTAGTAATAAGTCGTGATTCCTGGAATGACACGAACAATAGCGGAAATACTTTATCTAATCTCTTTCAAAATTGGGATGCGGAGAATATTGCCAATATATACTGCAGAGACGAAATTCCAAACAACAAGATTTGTTCAGATTATTTCAAAATCTCAGAAAGCCTTCTTCTGAAAAAACTCCTGCGGAAAGCTCCTGTGGCGGGTATAAAGGTTCAGAGACAAGAAGCAGCTCTAGCCATATCTGAAGTCAAAGATGAGCAGAATGAAAAGAAAATCTATGACTTTTTTAGAAAAAACAGATTCCATATTTTTTTATGGGGTAGGGAACTGCTTTGGAAAATAGTAAACTGGAAAAGCAAAGAGTTGAAAGATTTTATTAAAGATTTTAATCCTGATGTTATTTATTCGCCTTCCTATGATTCCTTTTACATGCATGACATTTTAAAATTTGTCCAAAAAGAATCAAGTGTAAAAGTTGTATATTTTCACTGCGATGATTTGGTTACTTACAGGCAATATTCCTGGTCGCCTTTGTATTGGATCAACAGATATGTTCTTCGGAAACACATGGACAAAAGTATACGGCTGGCAGCTAAAAACTATTGCATCATTGATGAACAATCCAGAGTTTATAAAAAAATCTATAACCTCGATTTTGATATTCTATATAAAACAGGAGATTTTACAAATTTCCCACAAACACATTCTCCAAATGTCCCTTTAAAGCTAATCTATACGGGCAATATAATTTATGGAAGAATTCATAGCCTGTTTTCCATAGCCGACGCATTAAAGAAGATTAATTCAGATGGGATTAAGGCAAAATTATATTTGTATACGGCAAATGAAATTACTCCAGAAGTAAGGCACAGATTAGAAAGTTCCGGATCGGTTGAAATAATGGGCAAAGTTCCGTATTCTCAAATTTCGGGAATTTTAAATAATGGCGATATACTCGTACATGTAGAATCCTTTGAAAAACAGCAAATGCTGGCTACTTCGCTGTCATTCTCTACCAAAATAGTAGACTATTTAGAAGCAGGAAAACCTATCTTTGCAATGGGTTGGAAAGAAGCTGCATCAATCAAATACCTTCATGATAATGGTATTGGTGTTACAGCAAACAATAATCAGGAAGTTTTAGGTAAGTTAAAAGATCTGATTAACCATACAGAAAGTTTAAATGATAAAGGCTTAAAAGCGTGGGAATTTGGAAAGGAAAAGCATAATAAAAAGGACGTGCTAAAGAATTTTGAGGATAATCTGGAAGCCCTAAAAAAGGACTAG
- a CDS encoding glycosyltransferase family A protein, translating into MIEDKKYILSVIIPTRNRETYAYMSVMHILQTTDDDVQVVIQDNSDTNSLINKFENNEFRNRIKYNYSEGVLSFVDNFSKGVEGADGEYICMIGDDDGINPEIVEVVRWAKENGIEAITPEIRLNYIWPNTGISYYKNDNGNLMIVNFNLEARFYDTKKELQKLLDSGGQNYLKYNLVKIYHGIVRKSAMDKVKQVTGRYFGGLSPDIYSSVALSLVIDKVLKIDYPLTIPGVCRKSGAGHSSTGRHHGKLEDAPQLVGHTNYQWSSLVPRFYSVETLWADSALAGFVEMQKDDFVKKFNVSTLSAYCFYNYKEFDEFTEINYNQYCAARKINLIGKKSKLLKGYLVGPLKDLFNRGYNKLTRKKDAVEKFEGIETIDGAEKILSQYLKRKSLSAAIMIEKLNRLNK; encoded by the coding sequence ATGATAGAAGATAAGAAATACATATTATCAGTAATAATACCTACTAGGAATAGAGAAACCTATGCATACATGTCTGTTATGCATATTTTACAGACTACAGATGATGATGTTCAGGTAGTTATTCAAGATAACAGTGATACAAATTCATTAATCAATAAGTTTGAAAATAATGAGTTTAGGAATAGAATAAAATATAACTATTCTGAAGGAGTACTATCATTTGTAGATAATTTTAGTAAGGGCGTTGAAGGAGCTGACGGCGAGTATATATGCATGATTGGAGATGATGATGGTATAAACCCTGAAATTGTAGAAGTTGTACGTTGGGCAAAAGAGAATGGTATTGAGGCAATTACGCCGGAAATAAGATTAAATTATATTTGGCCCAATACAGGAATATCATATTACAAAAATGATAACGGTAATCTCATGATTGTTAATTTCAATCTTGAGGCTAGATTTTATGATACAAAAAAAGAACTTCAAAAGCTTTTAGATTCAGGAGGTCAAAATTATTTGAAGTACAATTTGGTAAAAATATATCATGGGATAGTTAGGAAAAGTGCTATGGATAAGGTTAAGCAGGTTACAGGAAGATATTTCGGAGGACTTTCTCCAGATATTTATAGTTCTGTAGCATTGTCCTTAGTTATTGATAAAGTGCTGAAGATTGATTATCCGTTAACTATTCCCGGAGTTTGCAGAAAAAGTGGTGCTGGACATTCTTCAACTGGAAGGCATCATGGAAAGCTAGAAGACGCACCCCAGTTGGTAGGACATACAAATTATCAATGGTCAAGCTTGGTCCCTAGATTTTATAGTGTTGAAACCTTATGGGCAGATTCTGCATTAGCTGGTTTTGTGGAAATGCAAAAAGATGATTTTGTCAAAAAATTTAATGTTTCTACTTTATCGGCATACTGTTTTTATAATTACAAGGAATTTGATGAATTTACTGAAATAAACTACAATCAGTATTGCGCTGCTAGAAAAATAAACTTAATAGGTAAAAAATCAAAGCTATTGAAAGGTTATTTAGTTGGTCCGTTAAAGGATTTATTTAATAGGGGATATAATAAACTGACCAGAAAAAAAGATGCTGTTGAAAAATTTGAAGGAATAGAAACTATTGATGGGGCTGAAAAAATATTAAGTCAATATCTAAAAAGAAAATCTTTATCCGCAGCTATAATGATTGAAAAATTAAACCGGCTAAATAAATAA
- a CDS encoding polysaccharide biosynthesis protein, giving the protein MSGLKLNFSFKNLGYLPRWVVLLLDLGIVFAAGLITYLLLKGIKLTYIPDGYLFYGVMLYFSVNIFFFWVFRTYSGIIRHSSYIDAVKIFFAQFCALITLVFVNFVFLLDHDYKIFLNTGIFINGVLSFCFLFFYRIVVKQTFEKYLSISRKEGQMRALIYGFDNNAIAVANALRSENPSRFKLLGFIDKFNQNSSKRILDLPILQLKRRVPVVMRSVGAEALIIADKSLTKEERLAIVDECLEYNYKVYTISLITDWENQEEISKNIKSFEIQDLLERKPIVLDMHSISSQLRDKTIMVTGAAGSIGSEIVRQVIGFEPKTIVILDQAETPLHNLSLEIANCNPNIRIHNILADVRNKQVLKQVFKLYQPQVVYHAAAYKHVPLMEENPSQAIFTNILGTKILADLSHKHKVERFVMVSTDKAVNPSSVMGASKRIAEKYVQSLNYKYKNDAEYNGTKFITTRFGNVLGSNGSVVPLFKKQIEEGGPVTITHPDIIRYFMTIPEACQLVLEAGAMGNGGEIYIFDMGDPVKIIDLARKMIKLAGFAPDKQIKIKIVGLRPGEKLYEELLNDTAKTLPTHHEKIMIAEEIFDDYEAVTMAIHDLIEISEITSNEEIVAKMKLIVPEFKSMNSIFETLDNNHVRQI; this is encoded by the coding sequence ATGTCAGGACTAAAATTGAATTTTAGTTTTAAGAATTTGGGATACCTTCCCAGATGGGTAGTTTTGCTGTTAGATTTGGGGATTGTTTTTGCTGCTGGGCTAATAACTTATCTTCTCTTAAAAGGAATTAAGCTGACTTATATTCCTGATGGTTACCTCTTTTATGGGGTTATGCTGTATTTTTCGGTAAACATTTTTTTCTTTTGGGTTTTTCGTACCTATTCCGGAATTATACGGCACTCTTCCTACATAGATGCGGTTAAAATCTTCTTTGCGCAGTTTTGTGCCTTAATCACGCTCGTATTTGTCAATTTCGTATTCCTGTTGGACCATGATTACAAGATATTTTTAAATACAGGAATTTTTATCAATGGTGTTCTTTCTTTCTGTTTTCTGTTCTTTTATAGAATAGTCGTAAAGCAGACTTTTGAAAAATATCTTAGTATTTCAAGAAAAGAGGGGCAGATGCGTGCCTTGATTTATGGTTTTGATAATAATGCAATAGCGGTGGCAAATGCCTTGAGGTCAGAAAATCCAAGCCGATTCAAACTGCTCGGTTTTATTGATAAATTCAACCAGAATAGCTCAAAAAGAATTCTGGATCTGCCAATCTTACAGCTTAAGAGACGTGTGCCGGTTGTGATGCGCTCTGTGGGTGCCGAAGCACTTATTATTGCTGACAAATCGTTGACAAAAGAAGAAAGACTGGCTATCGTTGATGAATGCCTGGAATACAACTATAAGGTGTATACAATATCTCTGATTACCGATTGGGAAAATCAGGAAGAAATTTCCAAGAATATCAAGAGTTTCGAAATCCAGGATTTGCTGGAAAGAAAGCCTATTGTTCTTGATATGCATTCTATTTCTTCGCAATTGCGGGACAAGACAATCATGGTAACTGGTGCTGCCGGCTCAATAGGAAGTGAGATAGTAAGGCAGGTAATTGGATTTGAACCAAAAACTATTGTGATTCTCGATCAGGCAGAAACACCTTTGCATAACCTTTCGCTTGAAATTGCCAATTGCAATCCCAATATCAGGATACATAATATACTGGCGGATGTAAGGAACAAACAGGTATTGAAACAGGTATTTAAGCTTTATCAGCCACAGGTTGTATATCATGCTGCAGCATACAAACATGTGCCGTTAATGGAAGAAAATCCTTCCCAAGCCATATTTACTAATATTTTGGGAACAAAAATTCTGGCTGATTTGTCTCATAAACATAAAGTAGAGCGATTTGTTATGGTTTCTACAGATAAAGCCGTAAATCCAAGTAGCGTAATGGGAGCTAGTAAAAGGATAGCTGAAAAGTATGTTCAGTCTCTGAATTATAAATATAAGAATGATGCTGAATATAATGGCACAAAATTTATAACAACCCGATTTGGAAACGTTCTGGGATCTAATGGTTCTGTCGTGCCGCTCTTTAAAAAGCAAATAGAAGAAGGTGGTCCGGTTACAATTACACATCCAGATATTATCCGTTATTTTATGACAATTCCAGAAGCATGCCAATTGGTTCTTGAGGCTGGAGCAATGGGTAATGGAGGTGAGATTTATATTTTTGATATGGGTGATCCGGTTAAGATTATCGATTTAGCAAGAAAGATGATCAAGTTGGCAGGATTTGCGCCAGACAAACAGATAAAGATAAAAATAGTTGGCCTTCGTCCGGGTGAAAAACTCTATGAAGAATTGCTAAACGATACCGCCAAGACATTGCCAACACACCATGAAAAGATAATGATTGCAGAAGAAATATTTGATGATTATGAAGCGGTTACTATGGCCATCCATGACCTTATCGAAATTTCAGAAATTACTTCAAATGAAGAAATTGTGGCAAAAATGAAGCTGATTGTTCCGGAATTTAAAAGTATGAACTCTATTTTTGAAACTTTAGACAATAATCATGTAAGGCAAATTTAG
- a CDS encoding sugar transferase — MYKRYIKRIIDFSLSLMGFICLLPIFLVITIFLFFANQGKPFFVQKRPGKNGDIFKIVKFKTMNDKKDKQGKLLPDADRLTKIGAFVRKTSLDEIPQLINVIKGDMSLIGPRPLLVHYLHLYSDFQNRRHEVKPGITGWAQVNGRNAISWDKKFELDVWYVDNISFKLDMKILFMTVKKVIISEGINAADAATIEPFNGE; from the coding sequence ATCTATAAAAGATATATAAAAAGAATAATCGATTTTAGTTTGTCCCTGATGGGATTTATATGCTTGTTGCCCATATTTTTGGTAATAACGATCTTTTTGTTTTTTGCCAATCAAGGGAAACCATTTTTTGTACAGAAGCGGCCGGGAAAAAATGGAGATATTTTCAAAATAGTCAAGTTTAAGACTATGAACGATAAGAAGGACAAGCAAGGGAAATTGCTTCCTGATGCTGATCGTTTGACCAAAATTGGAGCCTTTGTCCGTAAGACTTCACTTGATGAGATTCCGCAGCTTATAAACGTTATAAAAGGAGATATGAGCCTCATAGGGCCCAGGCCGTTACTTGTGCACTACTTACATTTGTATTCGGATTTTCAGAACAGAAGACACGAAGTAAAACCAGGAATTACCGGTTGGGCTCAAGTGAATGGCAGAAATGCCATCAGTTGGGATAAAAAATTTGAACTGGATGTTTGGTATGTTGATAACATCTCTTTTAAATTAGATATGAAAATACTTTTTATGACAGTGAAAAAAGTGATAATAAGTGAAGGTATAAATGCAGCAGATGCTGCCACAATAGAACCTTTTAATGGAGAATAG
- a CDS encoding lipopolysaccharide biosynthesis protein, translating into MISYIAIVFNIIVGFLYTPWMIKQIGKSDYGLYILVTAFLSYFVMDFGLGQTIARFLSKYRANNEPEKINQMLGLTSKFYLLINGLILITLIVVYFFIENIFIELSPVEIEKFKIVYLIAGGFSLISFPFMPLDGVLIAYERFVLLKLCDIISKVGIVILMIIALLLGYKLYALVAINAAIGILIIGIKFFYLSKKTPIKIDFGFKSKKLLGELVKFSFWVSIIGIAQRLLINIAPFILGIVSGTEQIAIFSIGIIIEGYTWTLAHALNGLFLPKVSQLDTQKNNLHEITNLMIRVGRIQLILMGLLIIGLVVFGQEFVILWMGSGFSESYYVILLLILPGFVTLTQEIAYTYLFVINELRYRAVIFVGASILSVIISFILAPHYGAMGCAIGIFSATMLCHVVGMNFIYWKKIKLEIPRFFKECYYSLIGAFVLTLSVGFLLNYFLPAETLIRFSCKVVLLSLFYIISVWFTGLRADEKELFKSVLLKLAAKFKNK; encoded by the coding sequence ATGATCTCCTACATAGCAATAGTATTTAATATTATTGTAGGTTTCCTATACACACCATGGATGATTAAGCAAATAGGCAAATCAGATTACGGTTTATATATTTTAGTTACTGCATTTCTGTCTTATTTTGTGATGGATTTTGGCTTGGGACAAACAATTGCCCGTTTTCTATCCAAATACAGAGCAAATAATGAGCCTGAAAAAATAAACCAGATGTTGGGGCTTACCTCAAAGTTTTATTTGCTGATTAATGGCTTGATCCTGATTACGCTAATCGTTGTTTATTTTTTTATAGAGAACATATTCATAGAGCTAAGTCCTGTCGAAATTGAAAAATTTAAAATAGTCTATCTGATTGCTGGCGGTTTTAGTTTGATTTCCTTTCCTTTTATGCCATTGGATGGAGTTCTGATTGCCTATGAACGATTTGTTCTTTTAAAATTATGCGATATCATCAGTAAGGTAGGAATCGTAATCTTAATGATCATAGCATTACTGTTAGGTTATAAGCTATATGCCCTGGTTGCCATAAATGCAGCTATTGGTATACTTATTATAGGGATAAAGTTTTTCTATCTCTCAAAGAAAACACCGATTAAGATTGATTTCGGGTTTAAAAGCAAAAAACTCTTAGGAGAGTTGGTCAAGTTTTCTTTCTGGGTATCAATTATCGGAATTGCACAAAGACTTTTAATCAATATTGCTCCATTTATTTTGGGCATAGTTTCCGGAACAGAGCAAATAGCCATTTTCTCAATCGGAATCATTATTGAAGGTTATACATGGACATTAGCGCATGCCTTGAATGGTTTGTTCTTGCCTAAAGTATCACAGCTTGATACACAAAAGAACAATCTTCATGAAATTACCAATCTGATGATTAGAGTTGGCAGGATACAATTGATATTAATGGGACTGTTAATCATCGGACTTGTGGTTTTTGGACAGGAGTTTGTAATTCTATGGATGGGAAGCGGGTTTAGTGAATCGTATTATGTCATTTTGCTATTAATTTTGCCAGGATTTGTGACCCTAACTCAGGAAATTGCCTATACCTATTTATTTGTTATAAACGAATTGCGATACAGGGCAGTGATATTTGTGGGTGCCTCTATTCTCAGCGTTATAATCTCTTTTATTTTAGCACCCCATTATGGAGCTATGGGATGTGCTATAGGAATCTTTTCTGCCACCATGCTTTGCCATGTTGTAGGTATGAATTTTATCTACTGGAAAAAAATAAAACTAGAGATACCACGATTTTTTAAAGAATGCTATTACAGTCTGATTGGAGCTTTTGTATTAACGCTTTCTGTCGGATTTTTATTGAATTATTTTCTGCCAGCAGAAACTTTGATTCGTTTTTCCTGTAAAGTTGTTCTTTTATCTCTTTTTTATATAATTTCGGTATGGTTTACGGGACTGCGTGCTGACGAAAAAGAGCTTTTTAAATCGGTACTTTTAAAACTTGCAGCAAAATTTAAAAACAAATAA
- a CDS encoding DegT/DnrJ/EryC1/StrS family aminotransferase: MSNQKIWLSSPHMGGTEQNYVNEAFESNWVAPLGPNVTGFEQDLEKFIGQNSYVGALSSGTAALHLGLVILGVKAGDEVICQSMTFSASANPIMYQGATPIFIDSEKETWNLCPIALEEAITDRIAKGKKPKAIIAVHLYGMPYKVDEIHAIAKKYEIPVLEDSAEALGSHYKKQKCGTFGEIGVLSFNGNKIITTSGGGAIVTKSKELKDKVVFLSTQARDNAPHYQHSEVGYNYRMSNICAGIGRGQMEVLEEHVGLRRKMHEFYKDYFKDIDGVSVLCEPDSNYFSNHWLSAIVIDPSKTGGKTREDLRLALEQANIESRPLWKPMHLQPVFEKYPYYGKNVSEKLFDDGLCMPSGSNMTEEEKSRITIALNQFFNKKHK, encoded by the coding sequence ATGAGCAATCAAAAAATATGGCTTTCTTCTCCGCATATGGGGGGTACCGAACAGAATTATGTCAATGAAGCTTTTGAATCAAACTGGGTAGCGCCACTCGGACCAAATGTAACCGGATTTGAGCAAGATTTAGAAAAATTTATCGGACAGAATTCTTATGTCGGGGCTTTGAGTTCCGGAACTGCCGCCTTACACTTAGGGCTGGTAATTTTAGGCGTCAAAGCAGGTGACGAAGTTATTTGCCAAAGTATGACATTTTCAGCTTCGGCCAATCCGATAATGTATCAGGGAGCAACTCCAATTTTTATTGATAGCGAAAAAGAAACATGGAACCTTTGTCCGATTGCTTTAGAAGAAGCAATAACCGACAGAATTGCCAAAGGAAAGAAACCCAAAGCTATTATAGCTGTACACCTTTATGGGATGCCTTATAAAGTAGATGAAATTCATGCGATTGCTAAAAAATACGAAATCCCCGTTTTGGAAGACAGTGCTGAGGCATTAGGTAGCCATTACAAAAAACAGAAATGTGGTACTTTTGGAGAAATTGGCGTTCTTTCATTTAACGGAAATAAAATTATTACTACTTCTGGTGGAGGTGCTATAGTAACGAAAAGCAAAGAATTAAAAGATAAAGTTGTATTTCTCTCCACTCAAGCCAGAGACAATGCTCCACATTACCAGCATAGCGAAGTAGGTTATAATTACAGGATGAGCAATATTTGTGCTGGAATAGGAAGAGGGCAAATGGAAGTCTTGGAAGAGCATGTGGGGTTAAGAAGAAAAATGCACGAGTTTTACAAGGATTATTTCAAGGATATTGATGGAGTATCGGTGCTTTGTGAGCCTGATAGTAACTATTTTTCAAATCATTGGCTTTCTGCCATCGTAATTGACCCTTCAAAAACAGGAGGAAAGACTCGTGAAGATTTGAGGCTGGCACTGGAACAGGCAAATATAGAAAGCCGCCCATTGTGGAAACCGATGCACCTGCAACCTGTTTTTGAAAAGTATCCATACTATGGTAAAAATGTTTCTGAAAAGCTATTTGATGACGGTCTGTGCATGCCTTCAGGATCAAATATGACGGAAGAGGAAAAAAGTAGAATTACAATCGCTCTAAATCAGTTTTTTAATAAAAAACATAAATAG
- a CDS encoding acetyltransferase yields the protein MVLYGASGHCKVIMDSVFLQGDTVEAVLDDNPKKEHVFEIPVVKAENFKITKNTLLTISIGDNKVRKMISEKISAKFHKVIHPTAILSKHSSVGEGTVVMAGAIINPDSVIGKHCIINTGAVIDHDCNIGDYAHISPNASLAGDVKVGQGTHIGIGASVIQGVTIGKWAIVGAGAVVLKDVEDYAVVVGNPGRIIKYTEK from the coding sequence ATTGTATTATATGGAGCAAGTGGGCACTGCAAAGTAATTATGGATTCCGTTTTCCTGCAGGGAGATACCGTAGAGGCTGTTTTGGATGATAATCCCAAGAAAGAGCATGTCTTTGAAATTCCTGTGGTTAAAGCGGAGAATTTTAAAATCACTAAGAACACTCTTTTAACCATTTCCATTGGGGATAATAAGGTCCGCAAAATGATCTCTGAAAAAATCAGCGCCAAATTTCATAAAGTAATACATCCAACGGCAATACTTTCCAAACATTCGTCTGTTGGAGAAGGGACGGTCGTAATGGCTGGTGCTATTATAAACCCGGACTCAGTTATTGGAAAACATTGTATTATTAATACAGGCGCTGTAATAGACCATGACTGCAATATTGGCGATTATGCCCATATTTCGCCAAATGCCTCACTGGCTGGGGATGTGAAAGTAGGACAAGGAACACATATTGGTATTGGAGCATCCGTAATACAAGGTGTTACGATTGGCAAATGGGCAATTGTCGGAGCCGGAGCAGTAGTGTTAAAAGATGTTGAAGACTATGCTGTTGTTGTGGGAAACCCGGGCAGAATTATAAAATATACAGAAAAATAA
- a CDS encoding acyltransferase — MLLLIDRIINKLIRVYRKKIFLLKIKSKENTVNVLGKVYVNATNIKIGKNVTIYPNVYFWGDGLIEIGDNVDLGIGTIIFAKQQVIIGNNTAIAAQCYIIDSNHGVKKDVLINKQPLHVDSEGIIIGNDVWIAAGCKIVKGAKISDGAVIGALSIVNSEIEKNSIAVGIPAKVKKYRE; from the coding sequence ATGCTATTACTGATTGACAGAATAATTAATAAACTGATTAGAGTATATAGGAAGAAGATTTTTCTGCTGAAAATCAAAAGCAAAGAAAATACAGTTAATGTTTTAGGGAAAGTATACGTCAATGCAACAAATATTAAAATTGGTAAAAATGTGACTATATATCCAAATGTATACTTTTGGGGTGATGGTCTTATAGAAATAGGAGATAATGTTGATTTAGGAATAGGAACCATCATTTTTGCGAAGCAACAAGTAATAATTGGGAACAATACTGCTATTGCTGCACAGTGTTATATAATTGATAGTAATCATGGAGTTAAGAAAGATGTGTTAATTAATAAACAGCCTCTTCATGTAGATTCCGAAGGAATTATAATTGGTAACGATGTTTGGATTGCTGCAGGTTGCAAAATTGTCAAGGGAGCGAAAATCAGCGATGGAGCAGTTATTGGTGCATTGAGTATTGTTAATTCAGAAATAGAAAAAAATAGCATTGCTGTTGGTATACCTGCGAAAGTAAAAAAATATAGAGAGTAG
- a CDS encoding glycosyltransferase family 4 protein — MKKKICFIVSTPYTAKAFLENHFEVLSEHYDVYLVANLDDPEIKNYSNKYLQEVKHIPIYRKISLLKDIKALFLLIRYLNKSNFDITTTFTPKAGLIGILASKIVGVKKRVYFFTGQVWHTKKGVFKKFLMTLDKFVVALSTDIIVDGQPQRNFLIENKIIKPNRSIVLGKGTISGIDISRFSLKNEIREKIRSELNYSQEDFVFMFLGRLNTDKGIMDLVQAFKKINAKYPEAKLLVIGPDEENISAKIIAELDRGTYILYGSTDKPENLMQVGDVFCLPSHREAFGLSIIEASACGRPILCSDTYGLKDTIIENVTGLRHKAHDVDSIYKQMEVLIKDSALRQNLGINGRKYVEEHFSKNILTGLWLKYYNSLLKN; from the coding sequence ATGAAAAAGAAAATATGTTTTATAGTATCGACTCCCTATACAGCAAAAGCTTTTCTGGAAAACCATTTTGAGGTGCTTTCGGAACATTATGATGTTTACCTAGTAGCTAATTTGGATGATCCGGAAATTAAAAATTATTCAAATAAATATTTACAAGAAGTAAAACATATACCCATTTACAGAAAAATCAGCCTGTTAAAAGATATCAAGGCACTGTTTCTGTTGATTCGTTATCTCAATAAGAGCAACTTTGATATAACGACAACGTTTACACCCAAAGCGGGTCTTATAGGTATTCTTGCCAGTAAGATTGTAGGCGTAAAGAAGAGAGTTTATTTTTTTACCGGACAGGTCTGGCACACTAAAAAAGGAGTCTTTAAAAAATTTCTGATGACTTTGGATAAATTTGTGGTAGCTTTAAGTACAGATATAATTGTTGATGGACAGCCACAAAGAAATTTTTTAATAGAAAACAAAATTATCAAGCCTAACAGATCAATCGTGTTAGGGAAAGGAACAATAAGCGGTATTGATATTTCAAGATTCTCATTGAAAAATGAAATCAGAGAAAAAATCCGGTCCGAATTGAACTATTCTCAAGAAGACTTCGTTTTCATGTTTCTCGGAAGATTAAATACAGACAAAGGCATAATGGATCTGGTTCAGGCTTTTAAAAAAATCAATGCAAAGTATCCGGAAGCAAAGCTGTTGGTAATTGGGCCGGATGAAGAGAATATAAGTGCAAAAATCATTGCGGAGTTAGACCGAGGAACTTATATTTTGTATGGTTCTACAGATAAACCCGAAAACCTAATGCAAGTAGGTGATGTTTTTTGCCTGCCTAGCCATAGGGAAGCATTCGGCTTAAGTATAATTGAGGCTTCAGCTTGCGGAAGACCAATATTGTGCAGTGATACCTACGGACTTAAAGATACTATTATCGAAAATGTTACAGGTTTAAGACATAAAGCTCATGATGTAGATTCCATTTATAAGCAGATGGAAGTTTTGATAAAGGATAGTGCCTTAAGACAAAATCTTGGGATAAACGGCAGGAAATATGTTGAAGAACATTTTTCCAAAAATATCCTGACAGGACTATGGCTTAAATATTACAATTCGTTGCTAAAAAACTGA